Within Candidatus Hydrogenedentota bacterium, the genomic segment GCCATTGAGGAAGACACGTCCCGTTTCGCGATGTCCCGACATCTCGATCATTTCCCCGATCTTTTTGCCCTCCGGATAACTTTCATTACCATCGGCCATATAACGGTAGAAGTACTCACAGCCGCCCGGGAAAGCCGTGTAGTTATTTCCAGAGCCCATCCCGACGCCGCCGCCTTGGCACCCGTAGGTTTCTCTGCTCATGACGGCCGTACGTCCTTTTAATGCGGCGGCGAAATGAAACATAACGCAGCCCCATTTTTGTTTACCAAACTCTATGGCCCCTTCAGG encodes:
- a CDS encoding DUF169 domain-containing protein, with translation MESNLISALELEYSPVVLEWTNEKPEGAIEFGKQKWGCVMFHFAAALKGRTAVMSRETYGCQGGGVGMGSGNNYTAFPGGCEYFYRYMADGNESYPEGKKIGEMIEMSGHRETGRVFLNG